A genomic segment from Alistipes senegalensis JC50 encodes:
- a CDS encoding type I restriction endonuclease subunit R yields the protein MDLIYLINGIPVCVGEAKSPVRPQITWADGAIDMLHYEKSIPEMFVPNILTFATEGKELQYAGICTPVDKWGPWFKDESRQYGTIESVKSNVMGLVQPNRLLDIYRYYSVFTGTSSGKKIKIVCRYQQYLGGEAIVQRVLNTYREKQGPKKGLIWHFQGSGKSWLMVFAAQKLRLQNELHAPTVVIVDDRIDLEDQITGDFTRADIPNIESAKTKEALVAFFKQDQRKILITTIFKFGDVDSVLNERDNIILLVDEAHRTQEKDLGQKMRNALPNAFFFGLTGTPINKRDKNTFQSFGADEDLEQGGYISKYTFQNSVEDGATLELNFQTVPVEMHLNEEQLQEEFDELTDQISEEEKNELVKRTSVEAFFTAEKRINDVARYIVNHFKEYVEPTGMKAQVVVYNRDCCVKYKKAIDALLGSEDATTIVMHTAGDKADEYKAYRRDREQERKLLDQFRDPLSPIKMVIVTSKLLTGFDAPILQCMYLDKPMKDHTLLQAICRTNRKYNVDKKCGLIVDFVGVFDNVAKSLAFDEDTVKTVVKNIDEIKVLIPQFLQECIDFFPGVDRTIGGWEGLQAAQQCLLDESTKTNFAKHFSRLAKAWETVSPDAMLAAYQADYTWLAQVYQSVRPVSTGGSLIWTLLGAKTIEIIHRNIDTIDIGMPLEDLVVDGDVIDMVLEQAKDNPKKILEVEKMLRLRLGEHHGDPNYKAFAEKLDELRRHMEENLITSIDFLRGLLTLAKEVLEEEKNSNQPLDKREQAKVALTELFESIRTEDTPIIVERVVADIDENVVAIVRKFKDAFKSITAQREIKKKLRSILWVNYQIKDQEVFDKAYQYIEMYY from the coding sequence TTGGATTTGATTTATCTGATAAATGGAATTCCGGTTTGTGTTGGTGAAGCAAAATCTCCTGTTCGCCCTCAGATAACATGGGCTGACGGAGCCATTGATATGCTGCATTACGAAAAGAGCATTCCTGAAATGTTTGTTCCGAATATATTGACCTTTGCTACAGAAGGAAAAGAACTTCAATATGCCGGCATCTGTACACCAGTTGACAAATGGGGGCCTTGGTTTAAGGATGAGAGTCGTCAGTATGGTACGATAGAGTCGGTTAAAAGTAACGTAATGGGGTTGGTTCAACCAAACCGACTGCTTGACATATATCGTTATTATAGTGTTTTTACAGGAACATCATCAGGCAAAAAAATAAAAATTGTTTGCCGCTATCAGCAGTATTTAGGAGGTGAAGCTATTGTTCAGCGTGTTTTAAATACATATCGTGAGAAACAAGGTCCGAAGAAAGGTCTTATTTGGCATTTCCAAGGTTCGGGAAAATCATGGCTGATGGTATTTGCTGCCCAAAAATTACGTTTGCAGAACGAATTACATGCTCCCACTGTTGTTATCGTTGATGACCGTATTGATTTGGAAGATCAGATAACTGGTGATTTTACTCGTGCTGATATACCCAATATAGAATCAGCAAAGACAAAAGAAGCGTTAGTTGCATTTTTCAAGCAGGATCAGCGCAAGATTCTGATAACGACAATTTTCAAATTCGGAGATGTTGATAGTGTACTGAATGAAAGAGATAATATCATACTGTTGGTAGATGAAGCACACCGAACTCAGGAAAAGGATTTAGGACAAAAAATGCGCAATGCACTGCCTAATGCATTTTTCTTTGGCCTTACCGGAACGCCTATAAACAAGCGGGATAAGAATACTTTTCAATCGTTTGGTGCTGATGAGGATTTAGAACAAGGTGGGTATATTTCAAAATACACTTTCCAAAATTCTGTTGAAGATGGAGCTACGCTTGAATTGAACTTCCAGACAGTGCCGGTAGAGATGCATCTTAACGAAGAGCAATTGCAAGAAGAGTTTGATGAACTGACTGATCAGATATCAGAAGAAGAAAAAAATGAATTAGTAAAGCGTACGTCTGTTGAAGCATTTTTTACAGCGGAGAAGCGAATTAACGATGTCGCACGTTATATTGTAAATCACTTCAAAGAGTATGTAGAGCCCACTGGAATGAAAGCTCAAGTCGTGGTATATAACCGAGACTGCTGTGTGAAATATAAGAAAGCGATTGATGCTCTTTTGGGTTCGGAAGATGCAACCACTATCGTTATGCATACGGCTGGCGATAAAGCTGATGAGTATAAGGCATACCGTCGTGATAGAGAACAAGAAAGAAAACTTCTTGACCAATTCCGTGATCCATTGTCACCGATTAAAATGGTGATTGTCACTTCAAAGCTGTTGACAGGTTTTGATGCTCCAATTTTGCAATGTATGTATCTTGATAAACCAATGAAGGATCATACGTTGTTACAAGCTATTTGCCGTACGAATAGAAAGTACAATGTTGATAAGAAATGTGGTCTGATTGTAGATTTCGTTGGTGTATTTGATAATGTAGCCAAAAGCCTTGCTTTTGATGAGGATACGGTAAAAACGGTTGTAAAGAATATTGATGAGATAAAAGTGTTGATACCTCAATTTTTGCAAGAGTGTATTGACTTTTTCCCTGGTGTAGACCGGACAATCGGTGGTTGGGAAGGTTTGCAAGCTGCCCAGCAATGTTTACTTGATGAGTCTACAAAAACGAATTTTGCAAAACATTTTTCACGATTGGCTAAAGCTTGGGAAACAGTAAGCCCGGATGCAATGCTGGCTGCTTATCAGGCGGATTATACTTGGCTGGCTCAGGTATATCAAAGCGTACGTCCTGTTAGTACCGGAGGTTCACTTATATGGACTTTATTAGGAGCTAAGACTATTGAAATCATTCATCGTAACATTGATACAATTGATATCGGGATGCCACTTGAAGATCTTGTGGTAGATGGAGATGTAATTGATATGGTGTTGGAGCAAGCCAAAGACAATCCTAAAAAGATATTGGAAGTGGAAAAAATGCTTCGTTTGAGGTTGGGAGAGCATCATGGAGACCCTAATTACAAGGCATTTGCCGAGAAATTGGATGAACTGCGCCGTCATATGGAGGAGAATCTTATAACTAGTATTGATTTCCTCCGAGGATTGCTCACCCTTGCCAAAGAAGTGCTTGAAGAAGAAAAAAACTCAAATCAACCTCTTGACAAGAGGGAACAAGCTAAAGTTGCTCTTACGGAGTTATTTGAATCAATTAGAACAGAGGATACACCTATCATTGTAGAACGTGTAGTTGCTGATATTGATGAAAATGTAGTAGCTATTGTACGTAAGTTTAAAGACGCTTTTAAAAGCATTACAGCTCAGCGAGAAATTAAAAAGAAACTACGTTCTATTCTGTGGGTTAACTACCAGATTAAAGATCAAGAAGTTTTTGATAAGGCTTATCAGTATATTGAGATGTATTACTAA
- a CDS encoding IS110 family transposase, whose protein sequence is MRYIGIDVSKATFVVAYSSDKGGEIRTFNNTTAGIRQFIGTLPKDGSIHCVMEATGNYSALLLYMLNVAGITVSMENPLKVKNFAKAMLSTIKTDKSDARLITLYGEKMNPRPFKVQGEAILRLRQKRTVIRQLTKQITAMSNLRGSLACLPVPDKGATHTVDETIKFLEKKRDRLQSELTDLVEVEFSRQLALLTTIKGIGITLATALIITTGGFTYFQNAKQVSRYLGICPTYEQSGTSVNIKGHINRNGDAYTRGLLYIAAWPASRFNAQCKETYTRLRQNGKSGKLAMIAVANKLVRQAFAVVAHDKEYVDGFVSNRP, encoded by the coding sequence ATGAGGTACATTGGAATCGACGTGAGCAAGGCTACATTCGTGGTAGCTTACTCCTCCGACAAAGGCGGGGAGATCCGTACTTTTAACAACACGACCGCTGGTATCAGACAGTTTATCGGGACTCTCCCCAAAGATGGCAGTATCCACTGTGTTATGGAGGCGACAGGGAACTACAGTGCCTTGCTGCTGTATATGCTCAATGTCGCCGGAATTACTGTCAGCATGGAGAATCCGCTGAAGGTAAAGAACTTCGCCAAAGCCATGCTCTCTACGATCAAGACCGATAAGAGCGATGCACGACTCATTACCTTGTACGGAGAGAAGATGAACCCGCGTCCTTTCAAGGTCCAGGGAGAGGCCATCCTGCGGCTCCGACAGAAAAGAACCGTCATTCGCCAACTTACTAAGCAGATTACCGCCATGTCGAACCTTCGTGGCTCTCTCGCATGTCTGCCTGTCCCGGACAAAGGTGCAACTCATACCGTAGACGAAACGATCAAGTTCCTTGAAAAGAAGCGTGACAGGCTTCAGTCGGAACTCACGGATCTTGTCGAAGTCGAGTTCAGCCGGCAACTCGCACTCCTGACAACCATCAAAGGTATAGGCATAACGCTCGCCACGGCGCTCATCATCACTACCGGAGGATTCACTTACTTCCAGAATGCCAAGCAGGTGTCCCGCTATCTCGGTATCTGTCCCACTTACGAACAATCCGGAACTTCGGTAAACATCAAAGGGCATATCAACCGAAACGGAGACGCATACACCAGAGGACTTCTCTATATCGCCGCTTGGCCTGCCAGTAGGTTCAATGCCCAATGCAAAGAGACTTATACGAGGCTCAGGCAAAACGGAAAGTCGGGAAAACTCGCTATGATCGCTGTCGCAAATAAACTCGTCAGGCAGGCTTTTGCTGTTGTTGCGCACGATAAAGAATATGTCGACGGATTCGTCTCCAACAGACCTTAG
- a CDS encoding DUF1837 domain-containing protein, translating to MEYIDSRIVDYAIPKKEIDEARSDLNKTGSTRKIIQLRKKAENLFTDLNKTGEGGEILLYILTQDILKLPQLISKMSLKTSTKMHYQGADGVHFQYNSITGNLELYWAEAKMYQDLNVAVANCFDSLKGFLLDPKGCTSTQERDIDLITSNIHQNINDEAIENILVGYFDKDKEQSNHLVYKGVCFIGFDFDKYPSDTDITKTTEYVRNAILTEYEKWHNTIGQKIKDHENLDKKEIHVFLMPFPSVDDFRKYYLQTIK from the coding sequence ATCGAATATATTGATTCTCGAATAGTTGATTATGCTATCCCAAAAAAGGAGATAGATGAGGCAAGAAGTGATTTAAATAAAACAGGTTCTACGAGAAAGATAATTCAGTTAAGAAAGAAAGCTGAAAATCTTTTTACTGATTTGAATAAAACTGGAGAAGGTGGTGAAATTTTATTATATATTCTTACACAGGATATATTGAAACTTCCACAACTGATAAGTAAAATGTCTTTAAAAACATCCACCAAAATGCATTATCAAGGAGCAGATGGCGTCCATTTTCAGTATAATAGCATAACGGGTAACCTTGAACTATATTGGGCGGAAGCAAAAATGTATCAAGATTTAAATGTGGCAGTAGCAAATTGTTTTGATAGTTTAAAGGGGTTTCTACTTGATCCTAAAGGTTGTACTTCAACACAAGAAAGAGACATAGATTTGATTACATCGAATATACACCAAAATATAAACGATGAAGCTATTGAGAATATACTTGTAGGGTATTTTGATAAAGATAAAGAACAATCAAATCATTTAGTTTATAAGGGTGTATGTTTTATTGGATTTGATTTTGATAAATACCCAAGTGATACAGATATTACAAAAACTACAGAATACGTAAGGAATGCTATATTGACAGAATATGAGAAATGGCATAATACTATAGGTCAAAAGATAAAAGATCATGAAAATCTTGATAAAAAGGAGATTCATGTCTTTTTAATGCCCTTTCCTTCTGTTGACGATTTTAGAAAGTATTATCTTCAAACAATCAAATAA